In Trichlorobacter lovleyi, the DNA window CAAGGTACTGCAGTCTCTCTCGCGTCAGATAGAGAAGGAGATCAAGGATATGCTGGGTGTGACCTGCACGGTCAAGCTGGTGGAGCCCAAGACAATTCAAAGAAGTGAAGGTAAGGCGCAGCGGGTCAAGGATAATAGAAAGCTCTAGGAGGTTTGCCATGAAAGTTGAACAGATCTCAATATTTATAGAAAACAAATCCGGTCGTCTGGCAGAGATCACCCGTATCCTGGGCGAGGCGGGCATTAACATTCGTGCCCTGTCTCTGGCTGATACCTCTGATTTCGGGATTCTGCGTCTGATTGTGAATGAGGTTGAGAAGGCCAAGGCTGTGTTGAAAGAAAAAGGGTTTACCGTCTCCAAAACCGAAGTGGTGGCGGTTGAGGTGCCGGATCAGCCCGGTGGTCTGTCCACTATTTTGCAGGCCCTTGACCGGGATAATACCAATGTGGAATACATGTATGCCTTTGTGGAGCGTTGTGGCGGTAATGCGGTGATCATCTTCCGTTTTGATGAGACTGATAAGGCGATCGCCACATTGACTGCCAATAATTTTAGTATTCTTGCAGGTGAGCGACTCTATTCTATGTAGTTAAAACAGGAGGAGAGCATGAAAAAACTGGTGATGGTCTGTGGTATGGCAGCGATGCTACTCTGCAGCGCAACAATGGCCCTGGCATCCGGTACGATTAAGATCGGTGGCCTGTTTAGCGTGACCGGTCCGGCATCATTCCTGGGTGAACCGGAGAAGAAGACCCTTGAAATGCTGGTGGCGGATCTGAATGCCAAGGGCGGCATCAATGGCCAAAAGCTTGAGGCGGTGATCTATGACACCACCGGTGATGCCACCAAGGCGGTACAACTGGCCACCAAGCTGATTAAGAACGACAAGGTCGTTGCCATCATCGGCCCCAGCACCACCGGTG includes these proteins:
- a CDS encoding ACT domain-containing protein, which translates into the protein MKVEQISIFIENKSGRLAEITRILGEAGINIRALSLADTSDFGILRLIVNEVEKAKAVLKEKGFTVSKTEVVAVEVPDQPGGLSTILQALDRDNTNVEYMYAFVERCGGNAVIIFRFDETDKAIATLTANNFSILAGERLYSM